DNA sequence from the Chryseobacterium indicum genome:
CTTTCTTTGAAAAGTCTCTTTTTTGAATTTTAAACTACTTTAAATTAAAAACCTGTACATATTTGTACGTATTGTAAAAATTTCACATGAACTACAAGCTTCAACTCCATACACCAGAATCTACGGCGAATCTTATTTTCAATATGATTACTTTTGATGCATTCAAGATTAATATTGTTGAGAGATATTTCGGACCTGCTAAAAAATCATGCGAGGTTTTATTTAAAGTAAGAACGCTGGATGACAAAATCGTAGAAAGAAGAGACGGAAACATGAGAGTAAAGATCAAAAATGAAGATCTTGAGACTTACAGACAACTGCTTTCTGTTCTGAAATCGTATGAATATAAAAATCATCTGATCAACAGAAAAAACGCAGATCAGGATTATGTGCATTTTATTCTGAGACTGGTGATCATGAATTATGATCTGAACTAGGTAATTAAATTATCTTCG
Encoded proteins:
- a CDS encoding prevent-host-death protein; its protein translation is MNYKLQLHTPESTANLIFNMITFDAFKINIVERYFGPAKKSCEVLFKVRTLDDKIVERRDGNMRVKIKNEDLETYRQLLSVLKSYEYKNHLINRKNADQDYVHFILRLVIMNYDLN